A region of Modestobacter marinus DNA encodes the following proteins:
- a CDS encoding HAD family hydrolase yields MTPVDSPSDPDQSLQAVLFDMDGTLVETEELWGEAMDELATALGGVFSAEGRQRTVGQSMRVAMQVLYDDLGLVRDDEQLRVDSRWVEERTATLMTSRGMPWRPGARELLVAVRAAGLATALVTTTPRRIAALVIDQIAADLGESPFDLTVCGDEVPARKPDPAPYLQAMVQLGVEPARCLVIEDSLVGVTAGLSSGAAVLGVPSVQPLERLPGLVLRPSLVDITVADLHQLLAERDFAPTT; encoded by the coding sequence ATGACCCCGGTGGACAGCCCGTCCGACCCAGACCAGTCACTGCAGGCAGTGCTGTTCGACATGGACGGCACGCTGGTGGAGACCGAGGAGCTGTGGGGCGAGGCGATGGACGAGCTCGCCACCGCCCTCGGCGGGGTCTTCTCGGCCGAGGGCCGCCAGCGGACCGTCGGCCAGTCGATGCGGGTGGCGATGCAGGTGCTCTACGACGATCTGGGGCTCGTCCGCGACGACGAGCAGCTGCGCGTGGACTCCCGGTGGGTGGAGGAGCGGACTGCCACGCTGATGACCAGTCGCGGGATGCCCTGGCGGCCCGGGGCCCGGGAGCTGCTGGTCGCGGTGCGAGCGGCCGGGCTGGCCACCGCACTGGTGACGACGACGCCACGGCGGATCGCCGCCCTGGTGATCGACCAGATCGCTGCGGACCTGGGGGAGTCGCCCTTCGACCTGACCGTCTGCGGGGACGAGGTGCCCGCCCGCAAGCCGGACCCCGCCCCGTACCTGCAGGCGATGGTTCAGCTGGGAGTCGAGCCCGCCCGCTGCCTGGTCATCGAGGACTCGCTGGTCGGCGTCACGGCAGGGCTGTCCTCCGGCGCAGCAGTGCTCGGCGTGCCGTCGGTACAGCCACTGGAACGACTGCCCGGGTTGGTGCTGCGACCGTCCCTCGTCGACATCACCGTGGCCGACCTGCACCAACTGCTCGCCGAGCGGGACTTCGCGCCCACCACCTGA
- a CDS encoding RecB family exonuclease, with product MTATLETSRPGETGPAERTTAADSAPRRPSLSPSRAADFKSCPLLYRFRTIDRLPEKKSRAAVRGTLVHTVLEKLYDLPPAERTVAAAQTLVAPAWDELREEPGVAELFEATDGEQPAEADGLEAWLESAGQLVETYFRLEDPTRIQPQGREELVEVTLPDGLLLRGYVDRLDVAPTGALRVVDYKTGGMPREAFEGKALFQMKFYALVLWRTRGVVAAQLKLLYLKDGDALTYAPDEAELLRFERTLQAIWAAIERAVATGDFRANKSRLCSWCDHQALCPAFGGTPPPFPTEAAAAAGWRTTLPLAVTSD from the coding sequence ATGACGGCGACCCTGGAGACCAGCCGGCCCGGCGAGACGGGGCCGGCCGAGCGCACGACGGCCGCGGACTCCGCTCCCCGGCGCCCGTCCCTCTCGCCCTCCCGCGCCGCGGACTTCAAGTCCTGCCCGCTGCTGTACCGCTTCCGCACCATCGACCGGCTGCCGGAGAAGAAGTCCCGGGCTGCGGTCCGCGGGACCCTGGTGCACACGGTGCTGGAGAAGCTCTACGACCTCCCCCCGGCCGAGCGCACGGTCGCGGCGGCCCAGACGCTGGTCGCGCCCGCCTGGGACGAGCTGCGCGAGGAGCCGGGCGTCGCCGAGCTCTTCGAGGCGACGGACGGCGAACAGCCGGCGGAGGCGGACGGCCTGGAGGCCTGGCTCGAGTCGGCCGGTCAGCTGGTGGAGACGTACTTCCGGCTCGAGGACCCGACGCGCATCCAGCCGCAGGGTCGCGAGGAGCTGGTCGAGGTGACGCTGCCCGACGGGCTGCTGCTGCGGGGCTACGTCGACCGGCTGGACGTCGCCCCGACCGGCGCGCTGCGGGTCGTCGACTACAAGACCGGCGGGATGCCGCGGGAGGCCTTCGAGGGCAAGGCGCTCTTCCAGATGAAGTTCTACGCGCTGGTGCTGTGGCGCACCCGCGGTGTGGTCGCCGCCCAGCTCAAGCTGCTGTACCTCAAGGACGGCGACGCACTCACCTACGCCCCCGACGAGGCGGAGCTGCTGCGGTTCGAGCGCACCCTGCAGGCGATCTGGGCCGCCATCGAGCGGGCGGTCGCGACCGGCGACTTCCGGGCGAACAAGAGCCGGCTGTGCAGCTGGTGCGACCACCAGGCGCTGTGCCCGGCGTTCGGTGGCACTCCTCCGCCGTTCCCCACCGAGGCCGCGGCCGCCGCCGGCTGGCGCACGACCCTGCCGCTCGCGGTCACCAGCGACTGA
- a CDS encoding endonuclease VII domain-containing protein codes for MVESKYCKDCGEVRPAGEFTSDRRRADGLSFYCKTHARRRHLAAKDARRGRPRARHRRETVVGDGEKWCPDCAQVKPIDDFVRNASQPSGRAPYCKPCHNARGKASKEKAGGSRTYHLQRRYGITAAEADAMLSDQGGLCAICLEAPAAHVDHDHETGAVRALLCFNCNGGLGQFRDDPVALRAAADYVEHHRERPRVPDVRGSAGSARATPDSPGMARWRAMQAAD; via the coding sequence ATGGTCGAGTCGAAGTACTGCAAGGACTGCGGTGAAGTCCGGCCAGCAGGAGAGTTCACATCCGACCGCCGAAGGGCTGACGGCCTGAGCTTCTACTGCAAGACCCATGCTCGCCGGCGCCATCTCGCCGCCAAGGACGCTCGACGAGGTCGCCCACGCGCCAGGCATCGGCGCGAAACGGTGGTCGGCGACGGGGAGAAGTGGTGCCCGGATTGCGCACAGGTGAAGCCGATCGATGACTTCGTGCGCAACGCCAGCCAACCATCCGGTCGAGCGCCGTATTGCAAGCCTTGCCACAACGCCCGGGGCAAGGCCTCGAAGGAGAAGGCCGGCGGGTCCCGCACATACCACCTCCAGCGGCGGTACGGCATCACCGCTGCCGAGGCCGACGCCATGCTGTCCGACCAGGGAGGGCTCTGCGCGATCTGTCTGGAGGCGCCGGCGGCGCACGTCGACCACGACCACGAGACCGGTGCCGTCCGCGCACTGCTGTGCTTCAACTGCAACGGGGGCCTGGGTCAGTTCCGGGACGACCCGGTCGCGTTGCGGGCTGCAGCGGACTACGTCGAGCACCATCGCGAACGCCCGCGGGTTCCCGACGTCCGGGGGTCCGCGGGGTCAGCACGAGCGACCCCGGACAGCCCTGGGATGGCGCGGTGGCGGGCGATGCAGGCAGCCGACTGA
- the prcA gene encoding proteasome subunit alpha, with protein MTMPYYASAEQVMRDRSEYARKGISRGRSVAVLTYADGVLFIAENPSATLHKVSELYDRIGFAAVGRYSEFESLRVAGIRLADVRGYSYNRRDVTGRVIANAYAQTLGAVFTEQMKPFEVELCVAEVGEDPASDQLYRLTFDGSIVDESSFVVMGGQAEAVSSHLREHFTPGLSLTDALQVGVRALSAVSPVTAANGGAHDQLPAGQLEVAVLDRRRPKRAFRRVVGAALTDLLSGQPADTTATESPAEAASTHPPSAPAPGTPAGLGDPAAVDTAGGTEEASAQPSTQDGVGGGTDGTTPASEQ; from the coding sequence ATGACCATGCCGTACTACGCCTCGGCCGAGCAGGTCATGCGGGACCGCTCGGAGTACGCCCGCAAGGGCATCTCCCGCGGTCGCAGCGTCGCCGTCCTCACCTACGCCGACGGCGTGCTGTTCATCGCCGAGAACCCCAGCGCCACCCTGCACAAGGTCAGCGAGCTCTACGACCGGATCGGGTTCGCCGCGGTCGGCCGCTACTCCGAGTTCGAGAGCCTGCGGGTCGCCGGGATCCGGCTGGCCGACGTCCGCGGCTACTCCTACAACCGGCGGGACGTCACCGGCCGGGTCATCGCCAACGCCTACGCGCAGACCCTCGGCGCCGTCTTCACCGAGCAGATGAAGCCCTTCGAGGTCGAGCTCTGCGTGGCCGAGGTGGGGGAGGACCCCGCCTCCGACCAGCTCTACCGGCTCACCTTCGACGGGTCGATCGTCGACGAGTCCTCCTTCGTGGTCATGGGCGGGCAGGCCGAGGCCGTCAGCAGCCACCTGCGCGAGCACTTCACCCCCGGCCTCAGCCTGACCGACGCCCTGCAGGTCGGCGTCCGCGCGCTGTCCGCGGTCAGCCCGGTCACCGCAGCCAACGGCGGGGCGCACGACCAGCTGCCCGCCGGACAGCTCGAGGTGGCCGTCCTGGACCGACGGCGGCCCAAGCGGGCGTTCCGCCGGGTCGTGGGTGCAGCGCTGACCGACCTCCTCTCCGGCCAGCCGGCCGACACGACGGCCACGGAGAGCCCCGCCGAGGCGGCCTCCACCCACCCGCCCAGCGCCCCGGCACCGGGCACCCCCGCCGGGCTCGGTGACCCGGCGGCCGTCGACACCGCCGGCGGCACCGAGGAGGCCTCGGCCCAGCCCAGCACGCAGGACGGCGTGGGCGGCGGGACCGACGGCACCACTCCGGCCAGCGAGCAGTGA
- a CDS encoding tRNA (adenine-N1)-methyltransferase, whose protein sequence is MPLEPVVVEGQPVPTGAPEPVEGAFRVGDRVQLTDPKGRHHTVVLEPGKEFHTHRGAISHDELIGAPEGSVVHSTANTGYLALRPLLADFVLSMPRGAQVIYPKDAAQIVGFGDVGPGMRVLEAGAGSGALSCSLLRAVGSTGTLTSYERREDFADVARGNVGAFFGEVPENWSLRLGDLADHPAAEVVDRVVLDMLEPWAVLPTVAAALRPGGVLIGYVATTTQLSTYVEALRAQGVWTEPYAWETMLRPWHAEGLAVRPEHRMVAHTAFLVTARRLAEGAVAPMRQRRKKLA, encoded by the coding sequence GTGCCGCTCGAGCCGGTGGTGGTCGAGGGCCAGCCGGTCCCGACCGGGGCCCCCGAGCCGGTCGAGGGGGCCTTCCGGGTGGGTGACCGGGTGCAGCTCACCGACCCCAAGGGCCGGCACCACACCGTCGTCCTGGAGCCCGGCAAGGAGTTCCACACCCACCGCGGGGCGATCAGCCACGACGAGCTGATCGGCGCACCCGAGGGCTCCGTCGTCCACTCGACGGCCAATACCGGCTACCTCGCCCTGCGCCCGCTGCTGGCCGACTTCGTCCTGTCCATGCCGCGCGGCGCGCAGGTCATCTACCCCAAGGACGCCGCCCAGATCGTCGGCTTCGGCGACGTCGGCCCGGGCATGCGGGTGCTGGAGGCCGGCGCCGGCTCCGGTGCGCTGAGCTGCTCGCTGCTGCGGGCGGTCGGTTCGACCGGCACCCTCACCAGCTACGAACGGCGCGAGGACTTCGCCGACGTCGCCCGCGGCAACGTCGGGGCGTTCTTCGGCGAGGTGCCGGAGAACTGGTCGCTGCGGCTGGGGGACCTGGCCGACCACCCCGCCGCGGAGGTCGTGGACCGCGTCGTCCTGGACATGCTGGAGCCGTGGGCCGTGCTGCCCACCGTCGCCGCCGCGCTGCGCCCCGGTGGTGTGCTGATCGGCTACGTGGCCACCACCACCCAGCTGTCGACCTACGTAGAGGCGCTGCGCGCCCAGGGAGTGTGGACCGAGCCGTACGCCTGGGAGACCATGCTGCGGCCCTGGCACGCCGAGGGCCTGGCGGTGCGACCGGAGCACCGGATGGTCGCCCACACCGCCTTCCTGGTCACCGCCCGCCGGCTGGCGGAGGGGGCCGTCGCGCCGATGCGGCAGCGGCGCAAGAAGCTCGCCTGA
- a CDS encoding ubiquitin-like protein Pup, with product MATRDTGGQQKATRTREETEEVEASVDTEAAERHKEMTDDVDSILDEIDGVLEENAEEFVRSYVQKGGQ from the coding sequence ATGGCCACGAGGGACACCGGCGGGCAGCAGAAGGCCACGCGCACGCGCGAGGAGACCGAGGAGGTCGAGGCGTCGGTCGACACCGAGGCCGCCGAGCGGCACAAGGAGATGACCGACGACGTCGACTCCATCCTCGATGAGATCGACGGCGTGCTCGAGGAGAATGCCGAGGAATTCGTGAGGAGCTACGTGCAAAAAGGGGGCCAATAG
- the dop gene encoding depupylase/deamidase Dop, with protein sequence MSVRRVMGTELEYGISVPGQPGANPTTLSSQVVNAWAVAEAPTPRRPRWDFEEESPLRDARGFDLSPAQALDHNDLDDDSGMANVILTNGARLYVDHAHPEYSTPEVTNPRDIVLWDKAGEQVMAEAARRAARIPGTQPIQLYKNNTDGKGASYGAHENYLMSRSTPFIDIIRGLIPFFVTRQVFAGAGRVGIGPEGRTDGFQLSQRADFFEVEVGLETTLKRPIINTRDEPHANPDDYRRLHVIIGDANLAELSTYLKVGTTALVLAMIEARALTQDLTIEEPVEALQAISHDPSLTHQVRLRDGRRLTAIEVQREYLAQAQKFVADNGDDDEQTADVLARWAEVLDDLAVDPMRLADRLDWPAKLRLLEGYRQRDGLSWGDARLKLVDLQYSDVRPDKGLYHRLVARGSMQRLLTDAEVTEAMTRPPADTRAYFRGECLRRYPGQVAAASWDSVVFDVGRENLVRIPTMEPLRGTREHVGALFDATSTAAELVDRITAR encoded by the coding sequence ATGAGCGTGCGACGGGTGATGGGCACGGAACTGGAGTACGGCATCTCGGTGCCCGGGCAGCCAGGGGCGAACCCGACGACGCTGTCGAGCCAGGTGGTGAACGCCTGGGCGGTGGCCGAGGCGCCGACCCCGCGGCGGCCGCGGTGGGACTTCGAGGAGGAGTCGCCGCTGCGCGACGCCCGCGGGTTCGACCTGTCCCCGGCCCAGGCGCTGGACCACAACGACCTGGACGACGACTCGGGGATGGCCAACGTCATCCTCACCAACGGTGCCCGGCTCTACGTCGACCACGCCCACCCCGAGTACTCCACGCCCGAGGTCACCAACCCGCGGGACATCGTGCTGTGGGACAAGGCGGGGGAGCAGGTGATGGCCGAGGCGGCGCGGCGCGCCGCACGCATCCCGGGCACCCAGCCCATCCAGCTCTACAAGAACAACACCGACGGCAAGGGCGCCTCCTACGGCGCGCACGAGAACTACCTGATGAGCCGGTCGACGCCGTTCATCGACATCATCCGCGGGCTGATCCCGTTCTTCGTCACCCGCCAGGTGTTCGCCGGCGCCGGCCGGGTCGGGATCGGCCCGGAGGGGCGCACCGACGGCTTCCAGCTGTCCCAGCGGGCCGACTTCTTCGAGGTCGAGGTGGGCCTGGAGACGACGCTCAAGCGGCCGATCATCAACACCCGGGACGAGCCGCACGCCAACCCCGACGACTACCGCCGGCTGCACGTGATCATCGGCGACGCCAACCTCGCCGAGCTGTCGACGTACCTCAAGGTCGGGACGACAGCGCTCGTCCTGGCCATGATCGAGGCGCGGGCGCTGACCCAGGACCTGACCATCGAGGAGCCGGTCGAGGCACTCCAGGCGATCAGCCACGACCCGTCGCTGACCCACCAGGTGCGGCTGCGCGACGGCCGCCGGCTGACGGCGATCGAGGTCCAGCGCGAGTACCTGGCCCAGGCGCAGAAGTTCGTCGCCGACAACGGGGACGACGACGAGCAGACCGCCGACGTGCTGGCCCGGTGGGCCGAGGTGCTCGACGACCTCGCCGTCGACCCGATGCGGCTGGCCGACCGGCTGGACTGGCCGGCCAAGCTCCGGCTGCTGGAGGGGTACCGGCAGCGCGACGGGCTCAGCTGGGGCGACGCCCGGCTCAAGCTGGTCGACCTGCAGTACTCCGACGTCCGGCCGGACAAGGGCCTCTACCACCGGCTGGTGGCCCGCGGCTCCATGCAGCGGCTGCTCACCGACGCCGAGGTGACCGAGGCGATGACCCGCCCTCCGGCGGACACCCGGGCCTACTTCCGTGGCGAGTGCCTGCGCCGCTACCCGGGCCAGGTCGCTGCCGCATCGTGGGACTCGGTGGTCTTCGACGTCGGCCGGGAGAACCTGGTGCGCATCCCGACGATGGAGCCGCTGCGGGGCACCCGGGAGCACGTCGGGGCACTGTTCGACGCCACCTCCACCGCCGCCGAGCTGGTCGACCGGATCACCGCCCGCTGA
- a CDS encoding class F sortase, whose product MSEQSSRRPGPRTWTALAVALVVVAVVAVVVAVTGQQQAPQPAAAAGQGASPTSASPGAPPAAPAPDDAAPAPEVAQPVSVSIPTIGVTSDLLRLGLNDDGTVEVPPLGPDDQAGWYERGPAPGAVGPAVLLGHVDSAAHGPGVFFDLGALQPRDEVEVARADGTVAVFAVDRVERHPKDDFPSLAAYGNTPDAQLRLITCGGDFDSAARSYEDNVIAFATLVRTEPA is encoded by the coding sequence GTGAGCGAGCAGAGCAGCCGCCGGCCCGGCCCCCGCACGTGGACGGCGCTGGCCGTCGCACTCGTCGTGGTGGCCGTCGTCGCCGTCGTGGTGGCGGTGACCGGACAGCAGCAGGCCCCGCAGCCGGCCGCGGCCGCCGGCCAGGGAGCGAGCCCGACCAGCGCGTCGCCCGGTGCGCCGCCTGCGGCTCCCGCCCCGGACGACGCTGCCCCCGCACCGGAGGTGGCCCAGCCGGTGTCGGTGAGCATCCCGACGATCGGCGTGACCAGCGACCTGCTGCGCCTGGGCCTGAACGACGACGGCACCGTCGAGGTGCCGCCGCTGGGCCCGGACGACCAGGCCGGCTGGTACGAACGCGGACCTGCCCCGGGGGCCGTGGGCCCGGCGGTCCTGCTCGGCCACGTCGACTCCGCCGCCCACGGACCGGGTGTCTTCTTCGACCTGGGCGCACTGCAGCCCAGGGACGAGGTCGAGGTGGCCCGCGCCGACGGCACGGTCGCCGTCTTCGCCGTCGACCGGGTGGAGCGCCACCCCAAGGACGACTTCCCGAGCCTCGCGGCCTACGGCAACACCCCCGACGCGCAGCTGCGGCTGATCACCTGCGGCGGTGACTTCGACTCCGCGGCCCGCAGCTACGAGGACAACGTGATCGCCTTCGCCACCCTGGTACGCACCGAACCGGCCTGA
- a CDS encoding copper resistance CopC family protein: MTAPRALPLGHRASAGPRRGPAVLVGLLTVLLLAVGMPSAQAHDALVRSSPAPSSAVPVAPSAVELEFSGTPLPLGTEVLVLGPDGGAVSTGAAQIRGTTVVQPLSAGLPAGSYTVEWRSTSSDGHPLTGSWGFTVATGSAPAPAADSDPAPAAGSDSATGTDADPTSAADAAPAATSAAAAAPAATSAAAAASDSSLPAGWLLGGVLALGAAAVLVVVPLRRRS, translated from the coding sequence ATGACTGCTCCGCGTGCCCTGCCGCTCGGCCACCGGGCATCCGCCGGCCCCCGCCGCGGACCGGCGGTGCTGGTCGGCCTGCTGACCGTGCTTCTCCTCGCCGTCGGGATGCCCTCCGCCCAGGCGCACGACGCGCTGGTGCGCAGCAGCCCGGCCCCCAGCAGCGCCGTGCCCGTTGCCCCGTCGGCGGTGGAGCTGGAGTTCAGCGGGACGCCGCTGCCGCTGGGCACCGAGGTGCTCGTGCTCGGGCCGGACGGCGGCGCGGTCTCCACCGGCGCCGCCCAGATCCGGGGGACGACCGTCGTCCAGCCGCTGTCGGCCGGCCTGCCGGCGGGGAGCTACACCGTCGAGTGGCGCAGCACGTCCTCCGACGGGCACCCGCTCACCGGCAGCTGGGGCTTCACGGTCGCCACCGGGAGCGCCCCGGCCCCGGCCGCCGACTCCGACCCGGCCCCGGCCGCCGGCTCCGACTCGGCCACCGGCACTGATGCCGATCCGACCAGCGCAGCGGACGCGGCACCGGCCGCCACGAGCGCAGCCGCCGCGGCACCGGCCGCCACGAGCGCGGCGGCAGCGGCCTCCGACAGCTCGCTGCCGGCGGGCTGGCTGCTGGGCGGTGTCCTGGCGCTGGGGGCGGCTGCCGTGCTGGTCGTCGTCCCGCTGCGCAGGCGCTCGTGA
- the arc gene encoding proteasome ATPase, whose protein sequence is MGPGTGTGPDEFRARRERDVASLVKQISYLEEEISLLRRKVTDSPRQVRALEERLAEAEGRAAFLSERNDKLAGTLRDAREQLVTLKEEVERLGQPPSGYGVFLERFEDGTIDVFTSGRKLRVSVSPAVEVTELQHGQEVMLNEAMNVVAARGFERAGDVVMLKELLEPVPGTPRRALVIGHTDEERVVHLADSLEGQPLRSGDSLLLESRSGYVYERIPKSEVEELILEEVPDIDYSDIGGLSRQIEQIRDAVELPFLHADLFREYELRPPKGILLYGPPGCGKTLIAKAVANSLAKKVAELNGDSDRSQGKSFFLNIKGPELLNKYVGETERHIRLVFQRAREKASEGTPVIVFFDEMDSIFRTRGSGVSSDVESTIVPQLLSEIDGVEGLENVIVIGASNREDMIDPAILRPGRLDVKIKIERPDAEAARDIFGKYLTTTLPIHADDLAEHGGSREATIAGMIQSTVERMYTETEENRFLEVTYANGDKEVLYFKDFNSGAMLQNIVDRAKKMAIKDRLETGVGGLRVGHLMNACVDEFKENEDLPNTTNPDDWARISGKKGERIVYIRTLISGKGADSGRAIDTATNTGQYL, encoded by the coding sequence ATGGGCCCCGGTACTGGCACTGGCCCCGACGAGTTCCGAGCGCGGCGTGAGCGTGACGTCGCCTCCCTGGTCAAGCAGATCTCCTACCTCGAGGAGGAGATCAGCCTCCTCCGACGCAAGGTCACCGACAGCCCGCGCCAGGTGCGCGCGCTGGAGGAGCGGCTCGCCGAGGCGGAGGGCCGGGCGGCCTTCCTCTCCGAGCGCAACGACAAGCTGGCCGGCACCCTGCGGGACGCCCGCGAGCAGCTGGTCACGCTCAAGGAGGAGGTCGAGCGGCTGGGGCAGCCCCCGTCCGGCTACGGCGTCTTCCTGGAGCGCTTCGAGGACGGCACGATCGACGTGTTCACCAGCGGCCGCAAGCTGCGGGTGTCGGTGTCGCCCGCCGTCGAGGTCACCGAGCTGCAGCACGGCCAGGAGGTCATGCTCAACGAGGCGATGAACGTGGTCGCCGCCCGTGGCTTCGAGCGGGCCGGTGACGTGGTGATGCTCAAGGAGCTGCTGGAGCCGGTGCCGGGCACGCCGCGCCGGGCGCTGGTCATCGGGCACACCGACGAGGAGCGCGTCGTCCACCTCGCCGACTCCCTGGAGGGGCAGCCGCTGCGCAGCGGTGACTCCCTGCTGCTGGAGTCCCGCTCGGGTTACGTCTACGAGCGCATCCCGAAGAGCGAGGTCGAGGAGCTCATCCTCGAAGAGGTCCCCGACATCGACTACTCCGACATCGGAGGGCTCTCCCGGCAGATCGAGCAGATCCGGGACGCCGTGGAGCTGCCGTTCCTGCACGCCGACCTGTTCCGCGAGTACGAGCTGCGCCCGCCCAAGGGCATCCTGCTCTACGGCCCGCCCGGTTGCGGGAAGACGCTGATCGCCAAGGCCGTGGCGAACTCGCTGGCCAAGAAGGTCGCCGAGCTCAACGGCGACTCCGACCGGAGCCAGGGCAAGTCGTTCTTCCTCAACATCAAGGGCCCCGAGCTGCTCAACAAGTACGTGGGGGAGACCGAGCGGCACATCCGGCTGGTGTTCCAGCGGGCGCGGGAGAAGGCCAGCGAGGGCACGCCGGTCATCGTCTTCTTCGACGAGATGGACTCGATCTTCCGCACCCGCGGGTCGGGGGTCTCCTCGGACGTGGAGAGCACGATCGTGCCGCAGCTGCTCAGCGAGATCGACGGCGTCGAGGGCCTGGAGAACGTCATCGTCATCGGCGCCTCCAACCGCGAGGACATGATCGACCCGGCGATCCTGCGCCCCGGCCGGCTCGACGTGAAGATCAAGATCGAGCGGCCGGACGCCGAGGCGGCCCGGGACATCTTCGGCAAGTACCTGACGACGACGCTGCCGATCCACGCCGACGACCTGGCCGAGCACGGCGGCAGCCGCGAGGCGACCATCGCCGGGATGATCCAGAGCACCGTCGAGCGGATGTACACCGAGACGGAGGAGAACCGCTTCCTGGAGGTCACCTACGCCAACGGTGACAAGGAGGTCCTGTACTTCAAGGACTTCAACTCCGGGGCGATGCTGCAGAACATCGTCGACCGGGCGAAGAAGATGGCGATCAAGGACCGCCTGGAGACCGGCGTGGGCGGTCTGCGGGTCGGGCACCTGATGAACGCCTGCGTCGACGAGTTCAAGGAGAACGAGGACCTGCCCAACACGACCAACCCCGACGACTGGGCGCGGATCTCGGGCAAGAAGGGCGAGCGGATCGTCTACATCCGCACGCTGATCAGCGGCAAGGGCGCCGACAGCGGTCGCGCGATCGACACCGCGACCAACACCGGCCAGTACCTGTAG
- the prcB gene encoding proteasome subunit beta: MTETSAGRSGFPPAYLDRVGSSFTDFLGTTAPDLLPGRRTVPTMSVADLAPHATTIVAATFDGGVLMGGDRRATMGNLISSRDIEKVYAADSWSVIGIAGAAGIAIEMVRLYQVELEHYEKIEGLTMSLDGKANRLAAMIRGNLGAAMQGLAVVPLFAGYDLDAAEGVSPGRIFSYDVTGGNYEERGYASVGSGSLFARNSLKKTWRPGLSADAATRTLVEALYDAADDDSATGGPDTVRRLYPIVYRVDAEGAVRLPDDEVAAIATTIVAERSAADGQG, encoded by the coding sequence GTGACCGAGACGTCAGCTGGTCGGAGCGGGTTCCCGCCCGCGTACCTGGACCGGGTGGGCTCCTCGTTCACCGACTTCCTGGGCACCACCGCCCCCGATCTGCTGCCCGGGCGGCGCACCGTCCCGACGATGTCGGTGGCTGACCTGGCCCCGCACGCCACCACCATCGTGGCCGCCACCTTCGACGGCGGTGTGCTGATGGGCGGCGACCGGCGGGCGACCATGGGCAACCTCATCTCCAGCCGGGACATCGAGAAGGTCTACGCCGCCGACTCCTGGTCGGTCATCGGCATCGCCGGTGCCGCGGGCATCGCGATCGAGATGGTCCGGCTCTACCAGGTCGAGCTCGAGCACTACGAGAAGATCGAGGGGCTGACGATGTCCCTCGACGGCAAGGCCAACCGCCTCGCCGCGATGATCCGGGGCAACCTCGGCGCCGCCATGCAGGGCCTCGCCGTCGTCCCGCTGTTCGCCGGCTACGACCTCGACGCGGCCGAGGGCGTCAGCCCGGGCCGGATCTTCAGCTACGACGTCACCGGCGGGAACTACGAGGAGCGCGGCTACGCCTCGGTCGGCTCCGGCTCGCTGTTCGCCCGGAACTCGCTGAAGAAGACCTGGCGCCCCGGCCTGTCCGCCGACGCCGCCACCCGCACCCTCGTCGAGGCCCTCTACGACGCCGCCGACGACGACTCCGCCACCGGTGGCCCCGACACCGTGCGCCGGCTCTACCCGATCGTCTACCGGGTCGACGCCGAGGGCGCCGTCCGGCTCCCGGACGACGAGGTCGCCGCCATCGCCACCACCATCGTCGCGGAGCGGTCCGCCGCGGACGGGCAGGGCTGA